In one window of Natrinema halophilum DNA:
- a CDS encoding acyl-CoA dehydrogenase family protein: MLQNRNSVLNSELDRKISHCAQTLRERAPAVDKEATIPSENFELLGQNDMLILSAPENCGGYDIGFGGNGRKEKVEILERIASACSNTAQCLNTHLSALGTISLLGDEKQIERFANEIIERNTIFSYYGSEPDQEFDTEEGDRIKYDTIVERNGDEWIIDGEKFFATNSLYADYHLVFAMEEDATDMSDLRVAIVPDDADGIAIHDSWDGMGQRATASGRVEFNSVRIPDDNVIGEPGALIESGIGGFGFQLDFAAHFVGIADGALRFTKRWLDEEAKPPSDLDSLSEDPHVQLRIGDMDIQVNAARELVREAARQLDAAESEKEMKTAGTAVYRSKVFASEVVVDISSRLFQITGARSTSKMYNSDRFWRDGRTLVLHDIIDKQKTKVARDVLGLESPTMSTR, translated from the coding sequence ATGCTGCAGAATAGAAATTCAGTTCTTAATAGTGAACTAGATCGTAAAATTAGTCACTGTGCACAAACACTACGAGAACGGGCACCAGCGGTAGACAAGGAAGCAACAATCCCATCAGAGAACTTTGAGTTGCTTGGTCAGAATGATATGTTAATTCTTTCGGCTCCCGAAAATTGTGGCGGATATGACATAGGATTCGGTGGAAATGGAAGGAAAGAGAAAGTCGAAATTCTCGAACGAATAGCCTCAGCATGTTCAAATACAGCTCAGTGCCTTAATACCCACCTGTCGGCACTGGGAACAATTAGCCTTCTAGGGGATGAAAAACAGATAGAAAGATTTGCTAATGAAATAATTGAACGAAACACTATATTTTCCTATTATGGAAGTGAACCTGATCAAGAATTTGACACAGAGGAAGGAGATCGTATAAAATACGACACCATTGTGGAACGTAACGGTGATGAATGGATCATTGATGGAGAAAAATTTTTTGCGACCAACTCCTTGTATGCTGACTATCACTTGGTGTTTGCGATGGAAGAAGATGCAACAGATATGTCCGATTTGCGGGTTGCAATTGTTCCTGACGATGCTGATGGAATTGCCATCCATGACTCATGGGACGGAATGGGACAACGAGCGACGGCTTCCGGGAGGGTCGAATTTAATAGTGTCCGAATCCCTGATGACAACGTAATTGGTGAACCAGGTGCACTAATCGAATCGGGGATTGGAGGATTCGGCTTTCAACTTGATTTCGCTGCACATTTCGTTGGCATCGCCGATGGTGCACTTCGCTTCACGAAGCGATGGTTGGATGAAGAGGCAAAACCTCCATCTGACCTTGATAGTCTTTCGGAAGATCCCCATGTTCAACTTCGTATCGGTGATATGGACATTCAAGTGAACGCTGCTCGTGAGTTAGTTCGTGAAGCTGCTCGACAACTTGACGCAGCTGAATCAGAAAAAGAGATGAAGACTGCCGGAACAGCTGTTTACAGATCGAAAGTGTTTGCATCAGAAGTTGTTGTTGATATTTCAAGTAGACTGTTCCAGATCACAGGTGCGCGGTCGACAAGCAAAATGTATAATTCAGATAGGTTTTGGCGAGACGGACGTACCCTCGTCCTTCACGATATTATAGATAAACAGAAAACAAAAGTTGCTCGTGATGTACTTGGCCTCGAGAGTCCGACAATGAGTACGCGTTAG
- a CDS encoding NADPH-dependent FMN reductase: protein MIEVDTILGIAGSAISPSKTKSAVETSLNEAADVFDVETRLIHLAEYDIVTADGRTLDKYEGDTASVLEAIAESDAYIIGTPVYRAAYSGELKNIFDMIPRGKWQADIAPLENSAVGLIATGATEHHYLSIDQELRPIMAFFGAHTVGSSVYAYDNHFENTTIIDDNIESRLEALGRATVELANAVELSETLTSFGPQI from the coding sequence ATGATAGAAGTAGATACTATTCTCGGTATTGCTGGAAGTGCAATTTCACCATCGAAAACGAAATCTGCTGTAGAGACGTCCCTTAACGAAGCTGCCGACGTTTTCGACGTGGAAACTCGACTTATTCACTTGGCAGAGTACGACATTGTCACTGCTGATGGGCGAACCTTAGATAAATACGAAGGAGACACAGCTTCAGTACTTGAAGCAATTGCCGAAAGCGATGCATATATCATCGGCACGCCTGTTTATCGAGCCGCATATTCTGGAGAGTTGAAAAATATTTTTGACATGATTCCTCGTGGAAAGTGGCAGGCTGATATTGCGCCACTAGAAAATAGCGCGGTCGGCTTGATAGCTACAGGAGCAACAGAACACCATTACTTATCTATCGATCAGGAGCTACGACCGATAATGGCTTTTTTTGGGGCTCATACGGTCGGATCGAGCGTATATGCTTATGACAATCACTTTGAAAACACAACCATTATTGATGACAATATCGAGTCGAGGCTAGAAGCCCTTGGCCGTGCGACCGTCGAACTTGCTAATGCTGTTGAATTAAGTGAGACACTTACAAGTTTTGGACCCCAAATATAA
- a CDS encoding LLM class flavin-dependent oxidoreductase — MTENTMHIFSFEANNPLPHHVMGAWRHRNNRTADPTGPQYWRELAQIAEQGKLDGIFLADGFAAYEQYEGSIDPTIKHGIQFPKHDPVHTIPIMSEATENLGLAVTMSTTFYQPYNLARKFATLDHLTEGRIGWNIVTSFHDKEAENLGLDEMVEHDERYEIADEYMEVVNKLWTSWDDDAVTQDYESGQFADPNKVNKINHKGKYFDVPGILPVTPSPQGRPVFLQAGQSDRGREFAAKHAEALFTINRSVEATREFVDDINERAKSYGRKSSDIKKLGGILPIIGETEKEAKEIEKQVKELVSYEAGLTAISGQADHDFSGHDPDMHIKDIEVGGVRGALDVVAEETDSLREAATKFGFGVFIPRLVGTPEQIADKLELYVDEGGLDGFLFAQVFRPGTTFDFVEKVIPILQERSRFRTEYDGNTLRAHLDLD, encoded by the coding sequence ATGACAGAGAATACAATGCACATTTTCTCGTTCGAAGCAAATAATCCTCTGCCCCACCACGTTATGGGTGCGTGGCGGCATCGAAACAATCGGACTGCTGATCCGACTGGACCTCAATATTGGCGTGAGCTCGCTCAAATCGCTGAACAAGGAAAGTTAGATGGTATATTTCTCGCTGATGGATTCGCAGCTTATGAACAATACGAGGGATCAATTGACCCGACAATAAAACATGGCATTCAGTTCCCAAAACACGACCCTGTTCATACAATCCCGATTATGTCTGAAGCGACAGAAAATCTTGGTCTCGCGGTAACAATGTCCACAACATTTTACCAGCCATATAACCTAGCAAGAAAATTCGCTACACTGGACCATCTGACCGAAGGACGAATTGGCTGGAATATCGTGACGTCGTTCCATGATAAAGAAGCCGAAAATCTGGGTCTCGATGAAATGGTCGAACACGACGAACGATACGAAATAGCAGATGAATACATGGAAGTCGTCAACAAATTGTGGACTAGCTGGGATGACGACGCTGTAACACAGGATTACGAATCTGGTCAATTCGCCGACCCAAACAAGGTGAACAAAATAAATCACAAAGGGAAATACTTCGATGTCCCAGGCATCCTCCCAGTGACACCGTCTCCGCAAGGACGACCAGTATTTCTTCAGGCCGGGCAGTCGGATCGAGGGCGAGAATTCGCAGCTAAACATGCCGAGGCTTTGTTTACTATCAACAGGTCTGTCGAAGCGACTCGGGAGTTTGTTGATGATATTAACGAGCGAGCCAAGTCTTACGGAAGGAAATCCAGTGATATCAAAAAACTTGGTGGAATTCTCCCGATAATTGGCGAGACTGAGAAGGAAGCTAAAGAAATTGAAAAACAAGTCAAAGAATTGGTTTCGTATGAGGCTGGCCTTACGGCAATTTCTGGACAAGCAGACCATGATTTCTCTGGTCACGATCCGGATATGCATATTAAAGACATAGAAGTTGGAGGTGTACGTGGAGCGCTTGATGTAGTTGCGGAAGAAACAGATTCCCTCCGTGAAGCTGCTACTAAATTTGGGTTTGGTGTCTTCATTCCACGATTGGTAGGGACTCCTGAGCAAATAGCTGATAAATTAGAGTTATATGTGGATGAAGGTGGACTCGATGGGTTCCTTTTTGCTCAGGTTTTCCGACCCGGAACAACGTTTGATTTTGTTGAGAAAGTCATTCCAATTCTTCAAGAACGAAGTCGGTTTCGAACTGAATATGATGGAAATACACTCCGGGCCCATCTCGATTTAGATTAA